The following proteins come from a genomic window of Pirellula staleyi DSM 6068:
- a CDS encoding aspartate kinase, translated as MPLIVQKFGGSSVATPEKILKAARRAIRAQQEGNQVVMVVSAMGDTTDDLLELAAQVNERPPAREMDMLLSTGEQISVALMAMAIHSLGNKAISLTGAQIGVKTDASYRKARIKSIETSRMRKLLDEGNIVIAAGFQGIDEDFNITTLGRGGSDTTAVALAAVLRADACEIYTDVDGVYTTDPRVVPEARRVSRIGYDEMLELASLGAGVMHSRSIEFGKKFDVPIHVRSSFTDQPGTMIVAEPERPDMAVSGAAITKDEARITVEGIPDVPGTSLEIFKRIADRNISVDMIVQNVGESGKADVSFTVPRNELDAALEAVREGVRIVGAAGITSDDSVAKVSVVGLGMARQTGVAERMFRALAAAGINIQMITTSEIKISVLVRRDEAQKALRIVHQEFELDKEPTTPIEPWTPKSSQSDAADVIARLQGINMEDLTIDDIQLDSKQSRVTISGVPDAPGIAAKVFEQVAAGGVFVDMIVQSHPTSSGEATLSFTVPDEQLVKSVEVAKQVAKSLACKEVTSSPAIAKLSVSGVGLRTHTGVAIRMFKALSDAGINLEMINTSEVRVNVVVDGAAGERGMKQLQQAFSDVMR; from the coding sequence ATGCCTCTCATCGTGCAAAAGTTTGGTGGCAGCAGCGTTGCTACGCCCGAAAAGATTCTGAAGGCCGCTCGCCGCGCGATTCGCGCTCAGCAAGAGGGCAACCAGGTGGTGATGGTTGTTTCGGCGATGGGTGACACGACCGACGACCTGCTCGAACTCGCTGCGCAGGTGAACGAGCGGCCCCCAGCCCGCGAGATGGATATGCTCCTCTCGACCGGCGAGCAAATCAGCGTGGCGCTGATGGCCATGGCGATTCACTCGCTCGGCAACAAAGCGATCAGCCTCACCGGCGCGCAGATTGGTGTGAAGACCGACGCCAGCTACCGCAAAGCACGCATCAAGAGCATCGAAACGAGCCGCATGCGCAAGCTGCTCGACGAAGGGAACATCGTCATCGCCGCTGGTTTTCAGGGGATCGACGAAGATTTCAACATCACCACCCTGGGACGCGGTGGCAGCGATACGACGGCGGTGGCACTCGCCGCTGTGCTCCGGGCCGACGCTTGCGAAATCTACACCGATGTTGATGGTGTCTACACCACCGACCCACGCGTCGTGCCCGAAGCGCGACGCGTCAGCCGCATTGGCTACGACGAAATGCTTGAACTGGCGAGCCTCGGCGCGGGGGTGATGCACAGCCGCAGCATCGAGTTCGGCAAGAAGTTTGACGTGCCGATTCATGTTCGCAGCAGCTTCACCGATCAGCCTGGCACGATGATCGTGGCCGAGCCAGAACGCCCCGACATGGCGGTGAGTGGCGCCGCGATCACTAAGGACGAAGCACGCATCACCGTCGAGGGAATTCCTGATGTTCCCGGGACGAGCCTCGAGATCTTCAAGCGCATAGCCGACCGCAATATCTCGGTCGATATGATCGTGCAGAACGTCGGCGAGAGTGGCAAAGCCGATGTCAGCTTCACGGTCCCGCGCAATGAGCTCGACGCTGCGCTCGAAGCAGTGCGTGAAGGTGTTCGGATCGTCGGAGCGGCTGGCATCACGTCGGATGATAGTGTCGCGAAGGTCTCGGTTGTGGGACTCGGCATGGCCCGCCAAACGGGTGTTGCCGAACGTATGTTCCGCGCTCTGGCTGCTGCTGGCATCAACATCCAGATGATCACGACGAGCGAAATCAAAATCTCGGTACTGGTTCGACGCGACGAAGCTCAAAAAGCACTCCGCATCGTGCATCAAGAGTTTGAACTCGACAAGGAACCAACCACTCCCATCGAGCCTTGGACCCCTAAAAGCTCGCAGTCCGATGCAGCCGACGTTATTGCTCGGTTGCAGGGGATCAACATGGAAGATCTCACGATCGACGACATTCAGCTCGACTCCAAGCAGTCGCGCGTCACCATCTCGGGGGTGCCTGATGCCCCGGGGATCGCCGCGAAAGTGTTCGAGCAAGTGGCAGCTGGTGGTGTGTTCGTCGACATGATTGTGCAGAGCCACCCCACCTCGAGTGGCGAAGCGACTCTCAGCTTCACCGTCCCCGACGAACAGCTGGTCAAAAGTGTCGAAGTCGCCAAGCAGGTCGCCAAATCGCTCGCTTGCAAAGAGGTGACGAGCAGCCCGGCAATTGCCAAGCTGTCGGTCTCCGGCGTGGGACTTCGCACCCACACCGGTGTTGCCATTCGCATGTTCAAGGCCCTCAGCGATGCCGGCATCAACCTGGAAATGATCAACACGAGCGAAGTGCGCGTGAATGTGGTGGTCGATGGTGCCGCTGGCGAGCGGGGCATGAAACAGCTGCAGCAAGCGTTTTCGGATGTGATGCGTTAA
- a CDS encoding cofactor-independent phosphoglycerate mutase: MKYAIIIPDGCADEPQESLGGKTPLEVARTPAMDAIAKAGVLGRANNVPAHLPAGSDVANLSLFGYDPNVYFTGRAPLEAAAQGIALGAADWAIRCNLVTVEDQTMKSFTAGHISSEEAKELLATAQAELGSSLLEFVPGVSYRNLLLYRGSQSTAPFTKDTRATPPHDLTDKSVADDFPRGPGSELLNDLMERSFALFADHPVNVARRAAGKLPATNIWLWGLGRTPALKSFRELHGLSGKMITAVDLLRGLAALVGWDRIEVPGATGYLDTDYAAKGRYAIEAIPTTDIICVHVEATDEASHEGKVDAKIAALEAIDEKIVAPLHAALAAQGDYRILVSPDHPTPCRTKTHSHGFVPFAICGTGVAGSGASAYSEPVAGASSLSFDDGSKLMPYFLRSQLT, from the coding sequence ATGAAATATGCAATCATCATTCCCGACGGCTGTGCTGACGAACCGCAGGAGTCGCTCGGTGGAAAAACGCCCCTCGAGGTCGCACGCACCCCGGCGATGGATGCCATTGCCAAAGCGGGAGTGCTAGGACGAGCGAACAATGTTCCCGCCCATTTGCCAGCCGGCAGCGACGTCGCCAATTTGAGTCTCTTTGGCTACGACCCGAATGTCTATTTCACCGGCCGTGCACCGCTGGAAGCTGCTGCTCAAGGGATTGCTCTCGGCGCTGCCGACTGGGCGATCCGCTGCAATCTCGTGACGGTCGAAGACCAGACGATGAAGTCGTTTACCGCCGGGCATATCTCGTCGGAAGAAGCCAAAGAGCTTCTAGCAACGGCTCAAGCTGAACTCGGTTCGTCGCTGCTCGAGTTCGTACCCGGCGTGAGCTATCGCAACTTGCTCCTTTATCGCGGCAGCCAGTCGACCGCTCCGTTCACGAAAGATACCCGCGCCACACCGCCGCACGATCTGACCGACAAAAGTGTCGCCGACGACTTTCCCCGTGGTCCCGGAAGCGAGTTGCTCAACGACCTGATGGAGCGTTCGTTCGCCCTGTTTGCCGATCACCCGGTGAACGTCGCGCGTCGCGCCGCTGGCAAACTTCCGGCGACTAACATTTGGCTGTGGGGCCTGGGCCGCACACCAGCGCTCAAGAGTTTCCGCGAGCTTCACGGTTTGTCGGGAAAGATGATCACCGCTGTCGACCTTTTGCGAGGTCTCGCCGCGCTAGTGGGATGGGATCGAATCGAAGTTCCCGGCGCGACCGGCTACCTCGACACCGATTATGCCGCGAAAGGGCGCTACGCCATCGAAGCGATTCCGACCACCGACATCATTTGCGTGCATGTCGAAGCGACCGATGAAGCGTCACACGAAGGGAAGGTCGATGCCAAGATCGCCGCCCTCGAAGCGATCGATGAGAAAATCGTCGCTCCGCTGCATGCGGCTCTGGCTGCTCAGGGAGATTACCGAATTCTCGTTTCGCCCGATCATCCCACCCCTTGCCGCACCAAGACGCACAGCCATGGCTTTGTGCCGTTTGCGATCTGCGGCACTGGTGTCGCTGGCAGTGGCGCGTCGGCTTATAGCGAACCTGTTGCGGGTGCCTCGAGTTTGTCGTTCGACGACGGCTCGAAGCTGATGCCTTACTTTCTTCGCAGTCAGCTGACTTAA